A genome region from Labrus mixtus chromosome 9, fLabMix1.1, whole genome shotgun sequence includes the following:
- the serpinf2b gene encoding serpin peptidase inhibitor, clade F (alpha-2 antiplasmin, pigment epithelium derived factor), member 2b: protein MDLRLTLLLICLCSRGVTNAEVADNESIPLVPLVPLMPSQPVEQVENETTKQPETANTTEKPLLAGALGGSSAEEEDESCTSISRRSQSREAIAAAIQKLGVQLLQNLETTPEQPNVIISPFSIALALSQLALGAVNETHKLLMHHLHDNTLPCYHESLHNVLVHLRQDLQIATRIFLRQGFEPKQEFVNESRRLYDSEPAVLESLEQINNWVANATNGMMTDFLSALPPNLLVMLINAVHFKGEWKARFDPRFTTRGVFYLDDKNMVDVEVMEDAKHPLSLFFDNELDAHVASFPFQKSMSLLVVMPLSGQVNMSSLTAKLNVSDLYNRLPKQRAVQVKVPKFKLEYAQELRDVFTKLGLGEMFSNPNLADMADGPLLVSCVMHKSSMEINEEGAEAAAATTVVISRASNPVFHLTQPFFFALIDEKTQVPIFMGVINNPNPGAPFLERGEPGNKDKVGFPIDKNQDGLFGGPPK, encoded by the exons ATGGACCTTCGTCTGACACTCCTGTTGATCTGTCTCTGCAGCCGAGGAGTCACT AATGCTGAGGTAGCTGACAATGAGTCAATTCCTCTGGTGCCTCTCGTTCCTTTGATGCCCAGTCAACCCGTAGAG cAAGTAGAAAATGAAACTACAAAACAACCAGAAACTGCGAACACCACAGAAAAGCCTTTACTTGCTGGTGCCCTTGGGGGCTCATCAGCggaggaagaagatgagagCTGTACGTCCATCAGTCGAAGATCACAGTCCAGAGAGGCCATCGCCGCAGCCATTCAAAAATTAGgagtgcagctgctgcagaaccTGGAGACAACACCAGAGCAGCCAAATGTCATTATATCGCCTTTTAGCATAGCATTAGCTCTCTCCCAGCTGGCTTTAG GGGCAGTAAATGAGACGCACAAGCTGCTGATGCATCACCTTCATGATAACACCCTCCCCTGCTACCACGAGTCCCTGCATAATGTCTTAGTTCATCTCAGGCAGGACCTGCAAATAGCTACCCGTATCTTCCTGCGCCAAG GGTTTGAGCCAAAACAAGAGTTTGTCAATGAATCCCGGCGGTTATATGACTCAGAGCCAGCAGTCTTGGAAAGCCTGGAGCAGATAAACAATTGGGTAGCGAATGCAACCAACGGGATGATGACTGACTTCCTCTCTGCTTTACCACCCAATCTGCTCGTCATGCTCATCAATGCTGTCCATTTCAAAG GAGAGTGGAAAGCTCGCTTTGACCCGCGATTTACCACCAGAGGCGTGTTCTACCTTGACGACAAGAACATGGTTGATGTTGAAGTGATGGAAGATGCCAAACATCCCTTGAGTTTATTTTTTGATAATGAACTGGATGCTCAT GTAGCAAGCTTCCCATTCCAGAAATCCATGAGCCTCCTGGTGGTCATGCCTCTTTCGGGCCAGGTGAACATGTCTTCTCTCACTGCAAAGCTTAACGTCTCTGACCTGTATAATCGTCTGCCAAAGCAGAGGGCCGTTCAGGTTAAAGTCCCCAAATTCAAACTGGAGTATGCTCAAGAGCTACGGGATGTTTTTACCAAATTAG GTCTTGGAGAGATGTTTTCTAATCCCAACTTGGCTGACATGGCTGACGGCCCCCTGCTGGTGTCCTGTGTGATGCACAAGTCCAGCATGGAGATAAATGAGGAGGGtgcagaggctgctgcagccACCACCGTCGTGATCTCAAGGGCATCCAACCCCGTCTTCCACCTCACCCAACCTTTCTTCTTTGCACTTATTGATGAAAAGACTCAAGTACCAATCTTCATGGGTGTCATCAACAACCCAAATCCTGGAGCTCCTTTCTTGGAGAGAGGAGAACCtggaaataaagataaagtgGGATTCCCAATTGATAAGAATCAAGATGGCTTATTTGGAGGCCCACCCAAGTAG
- the rpa1 gene encoding replication protein A 70 kDa DNA-binding subunit: protein MTKLSEGAIEALTNGTGENDLVLQLVNIRKLEGGSGHTRWRVMMSDGRHTLSSFMLSTQLNFMAEENKLVPNCICLLKRHVTNILKDGRRVVIILEIDVIKPAEAVGGRIGDPTPFTEGQGKAPQPVPTPEQRPPLQPQNLNDAPLPVQRSYNKDFGKKAPSAMPSTPGGSSKVVPIASLNPYQSKWTVRARVTNKSTIRTWSNSRGDGKLFSMEVVDESGEIRLTGFNQEVDKFFSLIEVGKVYYISKCSLKIANKQYTSVKNDYEMTLNGESSIIPCDDSSDVPMVQCDFVSIADLESREKDSTIDVIGVCKSVDEVTRLTTKSNKEVSKRTIGLMDMSGKLVTVTLWGETAETFDGSGQPILAIKGAKLSDYGGRSISASFSSTLMINPDIPEAYKLRGWYDKEGYAMEGQSLTESKGGGGGGNTNWKTLSDVKTEHLGHGDKADYYTCIATIVYLRKENCLYQACPSQDCNKKVVDQQNGMFRCEKCDKEFPNFKYRLVLSANIADYGDNQWVTCFQESAEVILGQNAAYLGQLKESNEAAFDEVFQQANFNTFVFRSRVKLETYNDESRIKASVMEVKPVDHKDYSKRLIMNIRNMASN from the exons ATGACAAAGCTATCAGAGGGTGCTATAGAG GCTCTCACAAATGGCACTGGTGAAAACGACCTAGTTCTTCAGCTGGtg AATATTCGCAAGCTTGAAGGAGGAAGTGGTCACACTCGCTGGAGGGTGATGATGAGCGATGGACGGCACACACTGTCCt CCTTCATGCTGTCAACGCAGCTCAACTTCATGGCTGAGGAGAACAAACTGGTCCCGAACTGCATCTGCCTTCTGAAAAGGCATGTGACCAATATACTGAAGGATGGAAG ACGGGTAGTAATCATTTTGGAAATTGATGTCATCAAGCCTGCTGAAGCTGTCGGAGGAAGAATAGGAGACCCTACACCTTTCACTGAGG GTCAGGGTAAAGCCCCACAGCCAGTGCCGACCCCTGAACAACGCCCTCCACTACAGCCACAGAACTTAAATGatg CTCCTCTGCCTGTGCAACGAAGTTACAATAAAGACTTTGGGAAGAAAGCCCCGTCTGCAATGCCCAGCACTCCAGGGGGCAGCTCTAAAGTTGTGCCCATCGCCAGCCTGAACCCTTACCAGTCCAA GTGGACGGTCCGAGCCCGTGTGACCAACAAGAGCACCATCCGCACATGGAGCAACTCTCGTGGTGATGGCAAACTCTTCTCCATGGAGGTCGTGGATGAGAGT GGGGAGATCCGTCTGACGGGTTTCAACCAGGAGGTGGACAAGTTCTTCAGCCTCATTGAGGTTGGCAAG GTCTACTACATCTCCAAGTGCTCCCTAAAGATCGCCAACAAGCAGTACACGTCAGTGAAGAACGACTACGAGATGACCCTCAACGGGGAGTCCTCCATCATCCCCTGTGATGACAGCAGCGATGTTCCCATGGTGCAGTGCGACTTTGTCTCTATTGCCGAcctggagagcagagagaaggaTTCCACTATTg ATGTGATTGGAGTGTGTAAGAGCGTGGATGAAGTGACCCGCCTCACAACTAAGTCTAACAAAGAAGTTTCCAAGAGGACAATTGGTCTAATGGACATGTCGGGGAAGCTGGTGACTGTTACACTGTGGGGAGAGACA GCGGAGACTTTTGATGGCTCTGGACAGCCCATTTTAGCCATTAAGGGGGCGAAGCTTTCAGACTATGGAGGCCGCTCCATCTCCGCATCCTTCAGCAGCACCCTGATGATCAACCCAGACATCCCTGAGGCATATAAGCTCCGAGGCTG GTATGACAAGGAGGGTTATGCCATGGAGGGACAGTCTCTGACAGAGTCCAAAGGTGGCGGCGGGGGAGGAAACACCAACTGGAAGACTCTGTCTGACGTCAAGACTGAGCACCTGGGACACGGAGACAAG GCGGATTACTACACCTGCATCGCTACCATAGTTTACCTGCGCAAGGAAAACTGCCTTTACCAGGCCTGTCCCAGCCAAGACTGCAACAAAAAAGTAGTAGATCAACAGAATGGCATGTTCCGCTGTGAAAAGTGCGACAAAGAGTTCCCCAACTTCAAGTACCGCCTCGTCCTTTCT GCCAACATTGCAGATTACGGGGACAACCAGTGGGTGACTTGCTTCCAGGAGAGTGCAGAGGTCATCCTCGGCCAAAATGCAGCTTACCTGGGGCAGCTCAAGGAGTCG AACGAAGCTGCCTTTGACGAGGTCTTCCAGCAAGCCAACTTCAACACGTTCGTCTTCCGCAGCAGAGTGAAGCTGGAAACATACAAC GATGAATCCAGGATCAAGGCTTCAGTGATGGAGGTGAAGCCTGTGGACCACAAGGACTACAGCAAGAGGCTGATCATGAACATAAGGAACATGGCTTCTAATTAG